The proteins below come from a single Acidobacteriota bacterium genomic window:
- the pntB gene encoding Re/Si-specific NAD(P)(+) transhydrogenase subunit beta: protein MITLPETLVTIAYLVAGILFIQSLGGLSKQESARRGNLFGILGMALAVGVTAFGPHAGNYAILIGALVVGGGIGAAMAARVEMTDMPQLVAMLHSFVGLAAVLVGFGGTLDPANVLVGVEATIHAVETYVGVFVGAITFTGSVIAFGKLQGLIGSKPLLLPARHVLNLVALVACVFLGYQFVTADHAAALQPLIIATVIASLLGIHLVMAIGGADMPVVVSMLNSYSGWAAASMGFMLGNDLLIITGALVGSSGAILSYIMCHAMNRSFISVILGGFGAEEGKAPAAGGQPAGEVKSITAEETAELLRDAKSVVVVPGYGMAVAQAQHPMYEVTQILRGKGANVRFAIHPVAGRLPGHMNVLLAEAKVPYDIVLEMEEINHDFPSTDVVIVCGANDIVNPGALDDPSSPIFGMPILEVWKAKTCIVMKRGMASGYAGVDNPLFYKDNTQMLFGDAKKMIDAVLAELKK, encoded by the coding sequence ATGATTACGCTTCCTGAGACGCTCGTGACCATTGCCTACCTCGTGGCGGGCATCCTGTTCATCCAGAGCCTCGGCGGGTTGTCGAAGCAGGAATCGGCGCGCCGCGGCAACCTGTTCGGCATTCTGGGCATGGCGCTGGCGGTCGGCGTCACGGCGTTCGGTCCGCACGCCGGCAATTACGCGATCCTGATCGGCGCGCTGGTCGTCGGCGGCGGCATCGGCGCCGCGATGGCCGCGCGGGTCGAGATGACCGACATGCCGCAACTGGTGGCCATGCTCCACAGCTTCGTCGGCCTGGCCGCGGTGCTGGTCGGGTTTGGCGGCACCCTCGATCCGGCCAACGTGCTGGTGGGGGTCGAGGCCACCATCCATGCGGTCGAAACCTACGTCGGCGTGTTTGTCGGCGCGATCACCTTCACCGGCTCGGTGATCGCGTTCGGCAAGCTGCAGGGCCTGATCGGCAGCAAACCGCTGCTGCTGCCGGCGCGCCACGTGCTCAACCTGGTGGCGCTCGTCGCCTGCGTGTTCCTCGGATACCAGTTCGTCACGGCCGATCACGCCGCGGCGCTGCAGCCGCTGATCATTGCCACCGTGATCGCGTCATTGCTGGGTATTCACCTGGTGATGGCGATTGGCGGCGCCGACATGCCGGTGGTGGTGTCGATGCTCAACAGCTACTCCGGCTGGGCGGCGGCCTCGATGGGCTTCATGCTCGGCAACGACCTGCTGATCATCACCGGCGCGCTGGTGGGTTCGAGCGGCGCGATCCTGAGCTACATCATGTGTCACGCGATGAACCGCTCGTTCATCAGCGTGATCCTCGGCGGCTTCGGCGCCGAAGAGGGCAAGGCCCCGGCCGCGGGCGGGCAGCCCGCCGGCGAGGTCAAGAGCATCACTGCCGAAGAGACGGCGGAGTTGCTGCGCGACGCCAAGAGCGTGGTGGTGGTGCCCGGCTACGGCATGGCCGTGGCGCAGGCACAGCACCCGATGTACGAGGTCACCCAGATTCTTCGCGGCAAGGGCGCCAACGTGCGCTTTGCCATCCACCCGGTGGCCGGCCGCCTGCCAGGGCACATGAACGTGCTGCTGGCCGAGGCCAAGGTGCCGTACGACATCGTGCTCGAGATGGAAGAGATCAACCACGACTTCCCCAGCACCGACGTCGTGATCGTGTGCGGCGCCAACGACATCGTGAACCCTGGTGCGCTCGATGATCCGTCGAGCCCGATTTTCGGCATGCCAATCCTGGAAGTGTGGAAGGCCAAGACCTGCATCGTGATGAAGCGCGGCATGGCCAGCGGCTACGCGGGTGTCGACAACCCGCTGTTCTACAAGGACAACACCCAGATGTTGTTCGGCGACGCCAAGAAAATGATCGACGCGGTCCTGGCCGAACTCAAGAAGTAA
- a CDS encoding ABC transporter ATP-binding protein, whose protein sequence is MIRDVRTVLGWLAPRERWPWLTLVPLVSVSALIEAAGALATFGLLRLVVEPEQVRTAPVVSRIWQAWPADDPRSMVAALALGVGAFYLARALFLSWVEWVRQGVIFRSSAAAAERLLARYLAADYRFHVTRASASLIQPMTRASDIAFELVGGSAVNILAEAVTIAALAMVLLSAAPPITLVAVAIVLLVVIAPIVLTRRAWERIGETERTLLQQQLQVLQQSLGAIKDVKVSGRQPFFEERFRHVKRDLSRVKQRRSWAASAARHAVETTLVFSMLLVVFLVMRDHASGGDTVSVLALFAYTGFRVIPSANRIMLNVGYLREAHPWVAKMDADMRALRAPSAASFVPEPPMLRDTLACDEVSYCYEDDGPLALDRVSLTIRRGQSVGIVGPTGAGKSTLVDVLLGLLTPTTGRVLVDGAPLEGRERAWQRQLGYVSQDVYLLDDSLRRNIAFGIPDGGIDEARLAAAIALARLDDVVAAMPQKLETVIGEDGVRLSGGQRQRVAIARALYHDPPILFFDEATAALDNQTEREVTAAIAAVRGSRTVIAIAHRLSTVKDCDQLIYLKDGRVAAIGTYQDLLADPGFRQLT, encoded by the coding sequence GTGATTCGCGACGTCCGCACGGTGCTCGGCTGGCTCGCGCCCCGCGAACGCTGGCCGTGGCTCACTCTGGTGCCGCTCGTCAGCGTGAGCGCCCTGATCGAGGCGGCCGGCGCCCTGGCCACCTTCGGCCTGCTCCGCCTGGTCGTCGAACCCGAGCAAGTGCGCACCGCGCCGGTGGTGTCGCGGATCTGGCAGGCGTGGCCGGCCGACGACCCGCGCTCGATGGTTGCGGCGCTGGCGCTCGGCGTCGGCGCGTTCTATCTGGCGCGTGCGCTCTTCCTGTCGTGGGTCGAGTGGGTCCGCCAGGGCGTGATCTTTCGATCGTCGGCGGCCGCGGCCGAGCGGCTGCTCGCGCGTTACCTGGCGGCCGACTACCGGTTCCATGTCACGCGGGCGTCGGCGTCGTTGATCCAGCCGATGACGCGCGCCTCCGACATCGCGTTCGAACTGGTCGGCGGCTCGGCCGTCAACATCCTGGCCGAGGCGGTGACCATTGCCGCGCTGGCCATGGTGCTGCTGTCAGCGGCGCCACCGATCACGCTCGTCGCCGTGGCGATCGTGCTCCTCGTCGTGATCGCGCCGATTGTCCTGACCCGCCGCGCCTGGGAGCGAATTGGCGAAACCGAACGGACGCTGCTGCAGCAGCAGCTGCAGGTGTTGCAGCAAAGCCTGGGCGCGATCAAGGACGTGAAGGTGTCGGGCCGGCAGCCGTTCTTCGAGGAGCGCTTCCGCCACGTGAAGCGCGACCTGTCGCGGGTGAAGCAGCGGCGGTCGTGGGCCGCCAGCGCGGCCCGGCACGCGGTCGAGACCACGCTCGTGTTCAGCATGCTGCTGGTCGTCTTCCTGGTGATGCGTGACCATGCCTCTGGCGGCGATACGGTGTCGGTGCTGGCACTCTTCGCCTACACCGGCTTCCGCGTCATCCCCTCGGCCAATCGGATCATGTTGAACGTCGGCTACCTCCGCGAAGCGCACCCGTGGGTGGCGAAGATGGACGCCGACATGCGGGCATTGCGCGCGCCGTCGGCCGCGTCCTTCGTGCCGGAGCCGCCGATGCTGCGCGACACGCTTGCCTGCGACGAGGTGTCGTACTGCTACGAGGATGACGGCCCACTGGCCCTCGACCGCGTCTCGCTGACCATTCGCCGCGGGCAATCGGTAGGCATTGTCGGCCCGACCGGCGCCGGCAAGAGCACCCTGGTCGATGTACTGCTCGGCCTGCTGACGCCGACCACCGGCCGGGTGCTGGTTGATGGCGCGCCGCTCGAGGGGCGCGAGCGCGCCTGGCAGCGGCAGCTTGGCTACGTCTCGCAGGACGTGTATCTCCTGGACGATTCACTGAGGCGCAACATCGCGTTTGGTATTCCCGACGGTGGCATCGACGAAGCGCGACTCGCCGCGGCGATCGCGTTGGCGCGGCTGGATGACGTGGTGGCGGCGATGCCCCAGAAGCTCGAGACGGTGATCGGCGAAGACGGCGTCCGCCTGTCGGGCGGCCAGCGGCAGCGTGTCGCGATCGCCCGCGCGCTTTATCACGACCCGCCGATCCTGTTCTTCGATGAGGCGACCGCGGCGCTCGACAACCAGACCGAACGCGAGGTGACCGCGGCGATTGCCGCCGTGCGCGGCTCGCGGACGGTGATCGCCATCGCCCACCGGCTCTCAACCGTGAAGGATTGCGACCAGTTGATCTACTTGAAGGACGGGCGGGTCGCCGCCATCGGCACCTACCAGGATCTGCTGGCCGATCCCGGGTTCCGCCAGCTGACATGA
- a CDS encoding serine hydrolase domain-containing protein, whose amino-acid sequence MNSIRIIIALVLSALVLLPSTASLQSQTDKPEGLSPQAGGGLAAERMAVIDSGLQRYVDDNRVAGIVALVLQDGKPVYEKAFGWADKEAGRRMTTDTIFRIASQTKALTSVAIMQLIEEGRLTPGRRAGDFIPTFARTTVATGKTGETLVTEPAHRPITIRDLLTHTAGISYGTDPLVADLYQAKGLGPAAGFGWYTADKDEPVCATMERLGTLPFVAQPGERWVYGYNTDILGCIVEKVSGMPLDEYLRTRIITPLGMKDTAFFVPAADRSRLAAVYASRDGGVVRAPDGARGQGHYADGPRKNFAGGAGLVSTARDYARFLEAIRLGGTVDGVRVLSPRSVRLMATNQVGTLHSASGLGFGLGFGTTDRFGASGMQSEGSFGWGGAYGSVYRIDPEEKLVMVLMLQLIPNSSDIREAFPNLVYQAVP is encoded by the coding sequence ATGAACAGCATCCGAATCATCATCGCGCTCGTGTTGTCGGCGCTCGTTCTGTTGCCGTCCACCGCTTCCCTGCAGTCACAGACCGACAAACCTGAAGGTTTGTCGCCACAAGCGGGTGGCGGGCTGGCCGCCGAGCGCATGGCCGTGATCGACAGCGGCCTGCAACGCTATGTCGACGACAACCGCGTCGCCGGCATCGTCGCGCTCGTGCTGCAGGACGGTAAGCCGGTGTACGAGAAGGCGTTCGGCTGGGCCGACAAGGAAGCCGGCCGGCGGATGACGACCGACACGATCTTCCGCATCGCGTCGCAGACCAAGGCGCTGACGAGCGTCGCGATCATGCAGTTGATTGAGGAGGGCCGGCTGACGCCCGGGCGGCGGGCCGGCGACTTCATCCCGACCTTCGCCAGGACCACCGTGGCCACGGGCAAGACAGGCGAGACGCTCGTGACTGAGCCGGCGCACCGGCCGATCACGATTCGCGATCTGCTCACTCACACCGCCGGCATCTCTTACGGCACCGATCCCCTCGTGGCGGACCTGTATCAGGCCAAGGGCCTGGGACCGGCCGCGGGCTTCGGCTGGTACACGGCCGACAAGGACGAGCCCGTGTGCGCCACCATGGAGCGGCTCGGCACGCTGCCGTTTGTCGCTCAGCCGGGCGAGCGGTGGGTGTACGGCTACAACACCGACATCCTCGGCTGCATCGTCGAGAAGGTGTCGGGGATGCCGCTCGACGAGTACCTGCGCACGCGCATCATCACGCCGCTCGGCATGAAGGACACGGCGTTCTTCGTGCCGGCCGCCGACCGCAGCCGGCTGGCGGCGGTCTACGCGAGCCGCGACGGCGGCGTCGTGCGCGCGCCGGATGGGGCGCGCGGCCAGGGCCACTATGCCGACGGTCCGCGCAAGAACTTCGCCGGCGGCGCGGGCCTCGTCTCGACGGCGCGCGACTACGCGCGCTTCCTGGAGGCGATCCGCCTGGGCGGCACGGTCGACGGGGTTCGCGTGCTGTCGCCGCGCAGTGTTCGCCTGATGGCCACCAACCAGGTGGGCACGCTGCACTCGGCGAGCGGGCTCGGGTTTGGCCTGGGCTTCGGGACGACCGATCGGTTTGGCGCCAGTGGGATGCAGAGCGAAGGCTCGTTCGGCTGGGGCGGCGCGTATGGCTCCGTCTACAGGATCGATCCAGAGGAGAAGCTGGTGATGGTCCTGATGCTGCAGTTGATCCCGAACAGCAGCGACATCCGCGAGGCATTCCCCAACCTCGTGTATCAAGCCGTGCCATGA
- a CDS encoding glycosyltransferase, translating to MNRAYGTTIGDDEVTVVAVSRVWRSVARLLPVSAALLRWSAVVRLARRLAPGFDVVISAENEASLGRDIIQYVHYPRQLRPRPAADLRWYHRPRFVLAGYYALCDRLSGFSLDGVRRNRTLANSAWTADRIRELDGHVAVSVLPPPVAAAAEGLPWKRRDNAFLCIGRFAAEKEIEKVVAIIEGVRALAPEVELHLIGSRGPERSHYEGIMALTRQHQWLHLHEDLTRAALLELIGRTRYGIHGMRDEHFGMAAAEMVEGGCITFVPDSGGQVEIVGGDARLVYASPDEAVAKIGAVLANAQLQDGLRAALRQRRGAFSAERFMQVIRDTVDSRPHRP from the coding sequence GTGAACCGTGCCTACGGCACAACGATCGGCGACGACGAGGTGACAGTGGTCGCCGTCTCGCGGGTGTGGCGGTCGGTTGCCCGGCTGCTGCCGGTCAGCGCCGCGCTGCTGCGGTGGAGTGCCGTCGTGCGGCTGGCGAGGCGCCTCGCGCCGGGGTTCGATGTCGTGATCAGCGCCGAGAACGAAGCGAGCCTGGGCCGCGACATCATCCAGTACGTCCACTATCCACGCCAGCTTCGGCCCCGCCCGGCCGCCGATCTCCGCTGGTACCACCGCCCCCGTTTCGTGCTCGCCGGGTACTACGCGCTCTGCGATCGCCTGAGCGGGTTTTCACTGGACGGCGTGCGCCGCAATCGCACGCTCGCCAATTCGGCGTGGACCGCCGACCGCATCCGCGAACTGGACGGGCACGTGGCCGTCTCGGTGCTGCCGCCACCGGTCGCGGCGGCGGCCGAGGGCCTGCCGTGGAAGCGGCGTGACAACGCCTTCTTGTGCATTGGCCGATTCGCCGCCGAGAAGGAGATTGAGAAGGTGGTGGCGATCATCGAAGGGGTTCGCGCGCTGGCGCCGGAGGTCGAGCTCCACTTGATTGGCAGCCGTGGCCCAGAGCGGTCGCACTACGAGGGAATCATGGCCCTGACTCGACAGCACCAATGGCTGCACCTGCACGAAGACCTGACGCGCGCTGCGCTCCTCGAGTTGATTGGCCGCACCCGCTACGGCATTCACGGCATGCGCGACGAACATTTCGGTATGGCCGCCGCGGAAATGGTCGAGGGCGGGTGCATCACGTTCGTGCCTGATTCAGGGGGACAGGTCGAGATCGTCGGTGGCGACGCCAGGCTCGTCTACGCCAGTCCAGACGAAGCGGTGGCAAAGATTGGCGCCGTGCTGGCGAATGCGCAGTTGCAGGATGGCCTTCGCGCCGCGCTCCGGCAGCGGCGTGGCGCGTTCTCGGCCGAGCGGTTCATGCAAGTGATTCGCGATACGGTCGACTCGCGTCCGCACCGGCCGTGA
- a CDS encoding Re/Si-specific NAD(P)(+) transhydrogenase subunit alpha: MKLAVPKECRPGERRVAVTPENVAKLVKLGFSVAVEHDAGAGASFGDDDYAAAGAEVITGTRAIWQAGDIVLKVQPPAAHPELGVHEAELLREGGTLISFLYPGKNTDIIERLAARKATAIAVDQIPRISRAQKMDALSSMANIAGYRAVVEAASFYGRFFTGQMTAAGRVAPAKVLVIGAGVAGLAAIGAARGMGAIVRAFDTRPTVKEQVKSMGAEFIELNVQEDGEGTGGYAKEMSPAFIKAEMAMFAAQAREVDIIITTALIPNRPAPILITEEMVQGMKKGSVIVDLAAENGGNCALTEPGQVVQKYGVHILGYTDLPSRLAPTASFLFGNNLTHLLADLGGASHFHLDLADEVVRGALVLRDGELLWPPPARPPLPLPPEPKVVAPPAAAQAAKAPASAGVAGPVFALIAAVALVGLGLVAPPAFLTHLTVFALSVVIGWQVVWNVTPALHTPLMSVTNAISGIIVLGGMLQLNGPLTSPVVLVGAAAILLATINIVGGFMVTQRMLRMFRR, from the coding sequence ATGAAGCTCGCTGTACCGAAAGAATGCCGCCCCGGCGAACGCCGCGTGGCGGTCACCCCTGAAAACGTCGCGAAACTCGTGAAGCTGGGCTTCAGCGTGGCCGTCGAACACGACGCCGGCGCCGGCGCCTCCTTCGGAGACGATGACTATGCTGCGGCCGGCGCCGAGGTCATCACCGGCACGCGCGCCATCTGGCAGGCCGGCGACATCGTGCTCAAGGTGCAGCCGCCCGCGGCGCACCCCGAGTTGGGCGTGCACGAGGCCGAGCTCCTCCGCGAGGGCGGCACGCTCATCAGCTTCCTCTATCCCGGCAAGAACACCGACATCATCGAGCGGCTGGCGGCGCGCAAGGCAACGGCGATCGCGGTCGACCAGATTCCCCGCATCAGCCGCGCACAGAAGATGGACGCGCTGTCGTCGATGGCCAACATCGCCGGCTACCGCGCGGTGGTCGAGGCGGCCAGCTTCTACGGGCGGTTCTTCACCGGCCAGATGACGGCCGCCGGCCGCGTCGCGCCCGCGAAGGTGCTGGTGATCGGCGCCGGTGTCGCCGGGCTCGCCGCGATCGGCGCGGCGCGCGGCATGGGCGCGATCGTGCGCGCCTTCGACACGCGGCCAACGGTCAAAGAGCAAGTCAAGAGCATGGGCGCCGAGTTCATCGAGCTCAACGTCCAGGAAGACGGCGAGGGCACCGGCGGCTACGCCAAGGAGATGAGCCCGGCCTTCATCAAGGCCGAAATGGCGATGTTTGCCGCGCAGGCGCGCGAAGTCGACATCATCATCACCACGGCACTGATTCCCAATCGGCCCGCTCCCATCCTGATCACCGAGGAAATGGTGCAGGGGATGAAAAAGGGATCGGTCATCGTCGATCTGGCCGCCGAGAACGGCGGTAACTGCGCGCTGACCGAGCCCGGCCAGGTGGTGCAGAAGTACGGCGTCCACATCCTGGGCTACACCGACCTGCCGAGCCGTCTCGCGCCAACCGCGAGCTTCCTGTTCGGGAACAACCTGACGCACCTGCTGGCGGACCTCGGCGGCGCGAGCCACTTCCACCTCGATCTGGCGGACGAAGTGGTGCGTGGCGCCCTGGTGCTGCGTGACGGCGAGTTGCTGTGGCCGCCGCCGGCACGGCCGCCGCTCCCATTGCCTCCGGAACCCAAGGTGGTGGCCCCGCCGGCCGCCGCACAAGCGGCGAAGGCGCCGGCGTCGGCCGGCGTGGCCGGTCCGGTGTTCGCCTTGATCGCCGCGGTTGCACTCGTCGGCCTCGGCCTGGTCGCACCGCCGGCATTTCTCACGCACCTGACCGTGTTCGCGCTGTCGGTGGTGATTGGCTGGCAGGTGGTGTGGAATGTCACGCCGGCCCTGCACACGCCGCTGATGAGCGTCACCAACGCCATCAGCGGGATCATCGTGCTGGGCGGCATGTTGCAGTTGAACGGTCCGCTGACCTCGCCGGTGGTGCTCGTCGGCGCCGCGGCCATCCTCCTCGCCACCATCAACATCGTCGGCGGCTTCATGGTGACGCAGCGGATGCTCAGGATGTTCAGACGATGA
- a CDS encoding YfcC family protein produces the protein MMRLQLPHPFVLLLGAVGIAAALTWLIPAGEYQRRTDADTGRTVVIAGTYAAVDAAPVGPMAAVLAVPRGIIAGADVILTILFVGGTFALLDATGALARLVGALVGATRRPRTIVVAVSLGFATLGALENMQEEIVALAPVLILLSRGLGFGNVTAVAMSIGAAAVGAAFGPTNPFQTGIALRFAELPPMTIPAIRFGLMAAAVATWIAWTLAMASRDDVKGEVRAVSTEPATRRDAVLLALVLLPFVPYVYGVLQLDWGFNELSALFLVAGFAVGLVSGRDLTATTTGFLKGMEAMLAAGLFVGVARAISVVMTDGRIIDTILYSLAVPLAQFPGTMATLLMVPMHAVLHMAVPSVSGQAVLTMPIMAPLSDLLGVSRDAAVIAYQTGAGLSDMLVPTNGAVLAVLLGAGVPYGRWLRFAVPGAVLVGVIGVIGIILSA, from the coding sequence ATGATGCGGCTTCAACTCCCGCATCCCTTCGTCCTGCTCCTCGGCGCGGTCGGTATTGCCGCCGCGCTCACCTGGCTCATCCCCGCCGGCGAGTACCAGCGGCGCACCGATGCCGACACCGGGCGCACGGTGGTGATCGCCGGCACCTACGCGGCCGTGGACGCTGCGCCGGTCGGCCCGATGGCCGCGGTGCTCGCCGTGCCGCGCGGCATCATCGCCGGTGCCGACGTCATCCTCACCATTCTTTTCGTCGGCGGAACCTTCGCTCTGCTGGACGCGACCGGGGCCCTGGCCCGCCTGGTCGGCGCGCTCGTCGGTGCCACCCGCCGTCCCCGCACCATCGTCGTGGCCGTGAGCCTTGGCTTCGCCACGCTCGGCGCGCTCGAGAACATGCAGGAGGAGATCGTCGCGCTCGCGCCGGTGCTGATCCTGCTCAGCCGTGGGCTCGGGTTCGGCAACGTCACCGCCGTGGCCATGAGCATCGGGGCCGCCGCCGTCGGGGCCGCCTTCGGTCCCACCAATCCGTTCCAGACCGGCATTGCCCTTCGCTTCGCCGAGTTGCCGCCGATGACCATTCCGGCCATTCGCTTCGGCCTGATGGCGGCCGCGGTCGCGACGTGGATCGCCTGGACGCTGGCGATGGCGTCGCGCGATGACGTCAAGGGCGAGGTGCGGGCCGTCAGCACCGAGCCGGCCACGCGCCGCGACGCTGTGCTGCTGGCGCTGGTGCTGCTGCCCTTCGTCCCGTACGTCTACGGCGTATTGCAGCTCGACTGGGGATTCAACGAACTGTCGGCCCTGTTCCTCGTGGCGGGCTTCGCCGTCGGGCTCGTCTCCGGCCGCGACCTGACGGCGACGACGACGGGATTTCTCAAGGGGATGGAGGCCATGCTGGCGGCGGGGCTGTTCGTCGGGGTGGCCCGGGCCATCAGCGTCGTGATGACCGATGGCCGCATCATTGACACCATCCTTTACTCGCTGGCCGTGCCGCTCGCACAGTTTCCCGGGACCATGGCGACGCTGCTGATGGTGCCGATGCACGCGGTGCTGCACATGGCCGTGCCCTCGGTGAGCGGCCAGGCCGTGTTGACCATGCCGATCATGGCGCCGCTGTCGGATCTGCTCGGGGTGTCGCGCGACGCGGCCGTGATTGCCTACCAAACCGGCGCCGGTCTGTCCGACATGCTGGTGCCCACCAACGGTGCGGTATTGGCCGTGCTGCTCGGCGCGGGCGTGCCCTACGGACGCTGGCTGCGCTTTGCGGTCCCGGGCGCGGTGCTGGTCGGCGTGATTGGCGTGATCGGCATCATCCTGTCGGCGTAG
- a CDS encoding SRPBCC family protein, with translation MAQYRLKTQLFVARPLEETFAFFADAGNLQKLTPPWLSFRIRTPQPITMRPGTLIDYLIVVRGWPVPWRTRISDWTPPAGFVDEQLWGPYWKWHHTHDFSRVDGGTLVTDTVLYSPIGGAVMQRLMVRRDLERIFTYRQHAILEQFNVDSLEPIAVSIERI, from the coding sequence ATGGCCCAGTATAGGCTCAAGACCCAGCTGTTCGTGGCGCGCCCCCTGGAGGAGACCTTTGCGTTCTTCGCCGACGCCGGCAACCTGCAGAAGCTGACGCCGCCGTGGTTGAGTTTTCGCATCCGGACGCCACAGCCAATCACGATGCGGCCCGGCACGCTGATCGACTACTTGATCGTGGTGCGGGGGTGGCCGGTGCCCTGGCGCACACGGATCAGCGACTGGACCCCGCCGGCCGGCTTCGTGGATGAACAGCTGTGGGGGCCGTACTGGAAGTGGCATCACACGCATGACTTCAGCCGCGTCGATGGCGGCACGCTGGTCACCGATACGGTGCTCTACTCGCCGATCGGCGGCGCGGTGATGCAAAGGCTGATGGTCAGGCGCGACCTCGAACGCATCTTCACGTATCGCCAGCACGCCATCCTCGAGCAGTTCAACGTCGACTCGCTCGAGCCCATCGCCGTCAGCATCGAGCGGATATAA
- a CDS encoding MATE family efflux transporter, which yields MQDLTTGSLTGHLLKTTSFMLVSMVFQTLYVLVDLFWVGRLGTDAVAAVGISANLSFVVLALSQMLGVGTTTVVSHAAGRKEHTQATYLFNQSQVLSMAAGLVFLAVAMYYRTAYAAALSADVTMQAQTEEYLLWFIPAMALQFAMVAMGAALRGTGNFKPGMYVQTGTVVLNMVLTPILIFGWGPIGAYGIGGAALSTLIAVAIGVIWISFYFLNRDAYLHFRLADWVPAFPVWGRMLKIGLPAGAEFAMMAIYMVVVYSITRPFGAAAQAGFGIGLRIVQSAFLPVVALGFAVAPVAGQNFGAGKGQRVRQAFTVAASMAGGVMLASGVAVYLAATPLMGLFSADPEVIRVGVEYLHIVTINFVASGITFVSASMFQAMGNTLPSLATSFLRLMVGIVPAAVLSSRPEFALTWIWWLTVLSTLLQMALNLVLLQREFRLKLA from the coding sequence GTGCAGGACCTCACCACCGGCTCGCTCACCGGGCACCTTCTCAAGACCACCAGCTTCATGCTCGTCAGCATGGTTTTCCAGACGCTCTACGTCCTGGTGGACCTGTTTTGGGTGGGACGCCTCGGCACCGACGCGGTGGCGGCGGTCGGCATCAGCGCCAACCTGTCGTTCGTCGTGCTGGCCCTCTCGCAGATGCTCGGTGTCGGCACGACCACCGTGGTCTCGCACGCGGCGGGCCGCAAGGAACACACCCAGGCGACCTACCTGTTCAACCAGTCGCAGGTGTTGTCGATGGCCGCCGGTCTCGTGTTCCTGGCGGTGGCGATGTACTACCGCACGGCCTACGCCGCCGCGCTCAGTGCCGATGTCACCATGCAGGCGCAAACCGAGGAATACCTGCTGTGGTTCATCCCGGCCATGGCGTTGCAGTTCGCGATGGTGGCCATGGGGGCGGCGCTGCGAGGCACGGGTAACTTCAAACCTGGCATGTACGTGCAGACCGGCACGGTGGTGCTGAACATGGTGCTCACCCCAATCCTGATTTTCGGGTGGGGACCGATCGGCGCCTACGGGATCGGGGGCGCGGCGCTGTCAACCTTGATCGCGGTGGCGATTGGCGTCATCTGGATCTCGTTCTACTTCCTCAACCGCGATGCCTACCTGCACTTCCGCCTCGCCGACTGGGTGCCGGCGTTTCCGGTGTGGGGGCGAATGCTCAAGATCGGCCTGCCGGCAGGCGCGGAGTTCGCGATGATGGCCATCTACATGGTGGTGGTCTATTCGATTACGCGGCCCTTTGGCGCCGCCGCACAAGCCGGCTTTGGCATCGGCCTGCGGATTGTGCAGTCGGCATTCCTGCCGGTGGTGGCGCTCGGATTTGCCGTGGCCCCGGTCGCAGGCCAGAACTTCGGTGCCGGCAAGGGGCAGCGCGTGCGCCAGGCGTTCACGGTCGCGGCGTCGATGGCGGGGGGCGTGATGCTGGCGTCCGGCGTGGCGGTCTACCTGGCGGCGACGCCGTTGATGGGGCTGTTCAGCGCCGACCCGGAGGTCATCCGCGTCGGCGTCGAGTACCTGCACATCGTGACGATCAACTTCGTCGCCTCGGGCATCACGTTTGTCTCGGCGAGCATGTTCCAGGCCATGGGTAACACCCTGCCGTCGCTGGCCACGTCGTTCCTGCGGCTGATGGTCGGGATTGTCCCCGCGGCGGTCCTGTCGTCACGGCCCGAGTTTGCGCTGACCTGGATCTGGTGGCTGACGGTGCTGTCCACCCTGCTCCAAATGGCGCTGAACCTCGTCCTGCTGCAGCGCGAGTTCCGGTTGAAGCTCGCCTAG